In a genomic window of Candidatus Binatus sp.:
- a CDS encoding metal-sulfur cluster assembly factor: MENSPAPTEADVYEVLRECYDPEIPVNLVDLGLIYGVAIDNRVVNVTMTLTAPGCQMGMMITQEIQDKLLGIPGCDDACVEIVWDPPWTPHMMSDAAKKQLDLDD; encoded by the coding sequence ATGGAGAATTCGCCCGCACCGACCGAAGCAGACGTTTACGAAGTGCTGCGCGAGTGCTACGACCCCGAGATTCCCGTCAATCTCGTGGATCTCGGACTCATCTACGGCGTCGCGATCGACAACCGCGTCGTCAATGTCACGATGACGCTCACCGCGCCCGGCTGCCAGATGGGCATGATGATCACGCAGGAGATCCAGGACAAGCTGCTCGGCATTCCCGGCTGCGACGACGCCTGCGTCGAGATCGTCTGGGATCCGCCATGGACACCGCACATGATGAGCGACGCGGCGAAAAAACAACTCGACCTCGACGACTAG
- a CDS encoding tetratricopeptide repeat protein, which produces MPDKEELYDQAIDAYADDKFDEAIELYKQALEIDPKYADAIHGMTMCYQAKGDLDAAIELTKKYIAQEPEDILAYTNLSMFYQKKGMVPEAEAAGAQARRLDWKRQLREGKK; this is translated from the coding sequence ATGCCCGACAAAGAAGAACTGTACGACCAGGCGATTGACGCATACGCCGATGACAAGTTCGACGAAGCGATCGAGTTGTACAAACAAGCGCTCGAGATCGATCCGAAGTACGCCGATGCGATCCACGGAATGACGATGTGCTACCAGGCCAAGGGCGATCTCGACGCAGCGATCGAGCTGACGAAAAAATATATCGCGCAGGAACCGGAAGACATCCTGGCGTACACCAACCTCAGCATGTTCTATCAAAAGAAGGGGATGGTGCCGGAAGCGGAGGCGGCCGGCGCGCAGGCGCGGCGGCTGGACTGGAAGCGACAACTCAGGGAAGGCAAGAAGTAG
- a CDS encoding methyltransferase domain-containing protein has translation MSDWDPELYNRFRRYRAEPVEHILSRLQFTDHENEKIIDLGCGSGENTLELARRSPRGSALGVDGSPAMIEAARKLLDGEAAGLKARVSFELLDVPEFRADRAYTLIFSNATFHWIPDKPVLFAACFDALCPGGRIVVQMPANETETAKMEIGRLARQAPWHTMLGGREHAFDEEPPEFYAAMLARLGYDRIDCYHLTFHHPMDRPADVVQWYRSTGLRPFLDALPADRHDEFLAQLTARLNLAYGTCGPMTFDFKRLFLWGRRPDN, from the coding sequence ATGTCCGATTGGGATCCCGAACTCTACAACCGCTTTCGGCGCTACCGCGCGGAACCCGTCGAGCACATCCTGTCGCGCCTTCAATTCACTGACCACGAAAACGAAAAAATCATCGATCTCGGCTGCGGCTCCGGCGAGAACACGCTCGAGCTGGCGCGGCGCAGCCCGCGTGGATCGGCGCTCGGCGTGGACGGTTCACCCGCGATGATCGAGGCGGCTCGCAAGCTGCTTGACGGCGAGGCCGCCGGGCTCAAAGCGCGCGTCTCGTTCGAGTTGCTCGACGTGCCTGAGTTTCGCGCCGACCGCGCATACACGCTGATCTTCTCGAACGCCACTTTTCATTGGATTCCCGACAAGCCGGTGCTGTTCGCAGCGTGCTTCGACGCGCTTTGCCCGGGCGGAAGGATCGTGGTGCAGATGCCTGCCAACGAGACCGAGACCGCGAAGATGGAGATCGGGCGGCTCGCGCGGCAGGCGCCATGGCACACAATGCTGGGCGGGCGCGAACATGCGTTTGACGAAGAGCCGCCGGAGTTTTACGCCGCGATGCTGGCGCGGCTCGGCTACGACCGCATCGACTGCTATCACCTGACGTTTCACCATCCGATGGATCGGCCCGCCGACGTCGTTCAATGGTACCGCTCGACCGGGCTGCGGCCTTTCCTCGATGCGCTCCCGGCAGATCGTCACGACGAATTTCTCGCCCAGTTGACGGCGCGGCTCAACTTGGCCTACGGCACTTGCGGGCCGATGACGTTCGACTTCAAGCGGCTGTTTCTCTGGGGCCGCCGCCCTGACAATTAA
- a CDS encoding SDR family NAD(P)-dependent oxidoreductase, translating to MGKLDGKVAAITGGGRGIGRGVARAFAAQGCAVVVNDLGVTVAGQKETQSPADDVVKEIKAAGGSAVSNHMDIATVEGGEGLVNQAIKEFGKLDILVNVAGILRDRMIFNMSEQEWDDVIRVHLKGHYCTVRPASAYMREHKYGRIINFSSNSALGSPGQPNYAAAKAGVLGLTYSSANSLQKYGITVNAIMPGAATRMTDTIPAGRMPGATGIPQSENVEGTPRDPANVAPIVVFLASDDAANVTGQCFGASGFRIMRYRHIVPDKILYNNGPWNIDELFERLKSTLLVELSQPRM from the coding sequence ATGGGCAAGCTCGACGGAAAGGTAGCCGCCATCACCGGCGGCGGTCGCGGCATCGGCCGCGGCGTCGCGAGGGCATTCGCCGCGCAGGGATGCGCAGTGGTAGTCAACGATCTTGGCGTCACGGTCGCGGGCCAGAAGGAAACTCAATCGCCGGCCGACGACGTGGTCAAGGAAATCAAGGCCGCGGGCGGCAGCGCCGTTTCCAATCACATGGATATCGCCACCGTCGAAGGTGGCGAGGGCCTCGTCAACCAGGCGATCAAGGAATTCGGCAAGCTCGATATCCTGGTCAACGTCGCCGGCATCCTGCGCGACCGCATGATCTTCAACATGTCCGAACAGGAATGGGACGACGTGATCCGAGTGCATCTCAAGGGGCACTACTGCACGGTCCGTCCCGCGTCGGCGTATATGCGCGAGCACAAGTACGGCAGGATCATCAACTTCTCATCGAACTCGGCGCTGGGCAGTCCCGGCCAGCCCAACTACGCCGCCGCCAAAGCGGGAGTCCTGGGCCTGACGTACTCGAGCGCGAACTCGCTGCAGAAATATGGAATCACGGTAAATGCGATCATGCCGGGAGCGGCGACCCGCATGACCGACACGATTCCGGCGGGCAGGATGCCCGGCGCGACCGGAATCCCGCAGTCCGAAAACGTCGAGGGCACCCCGCGCGATCCCGCCAACGTCGCGCCGATCGTGGTTTTTCTCGCCAGCGACGATGCCGCGAACGTTACCGGGCAATGCTTTGGCGCGTCGGGCTTTCGCATCATGCGCTATCGGCACATCGTTCCCGACAAGATTCTGTATAACAACGGCCCGTGGAACATTGACGAGCTGTTCGAGCGGCTCAAGAGCACGCTGCTGGTCGAGCTGAGCCAGCCGCGAATGTAG
- a CDS encoding virginiamycin B lyase family protein, translated as MSQPSINRALKFAIFAAALAIVQGCAARQPSPSKPAPAAGAVASAKPTPTGAALGTHAPYAITAGLDGNLWFTEYQGDGIGRMTPYGAAKRFPIDPGGFAERITAGPDGAVWFTDAAGNRIGRVAPDGKIAYVKLPHPNSGPAGITSGPDGNLWFTEHSGNRIGRLSTTGTLTEIELPKGTGPAEIVAGSDGNLWLAEDQVNRIARVTVSGAVKEFQILNPDGRPAMMTLGADGNVWFTQPRANKIGSITPGGYISEFALPKPGVPLGIAAGADKNLWVTVIRAQLIYRVTPRGEFTRLPTPANSMATFITAGPDGRLWFTEPNGKIGRLTTSGDVREFVFSDPYSESK; from the coding sequence TTGAGCCAGCCCTCGATCAACCGCGCGCTGAAGTTCGCAATTTTTGCCGCCGCTCTTGCGATCGTGCAGGGATGCGCCGCGCGACAACCCTCGCCCTCGAAGCCCGCGCCCGCGGCCGGCGCCGTTGCGAGCGCGAAACCAACGCCCACCGGAGCGGCGCTGGGCACCCATGCGCCGTACGCAATCACGGCGGGCCTCGACGGCAATCTGTGGTTCACCGAGTACCAGGGCGACGGGATAGGACGGATGACCCCGTACGGCGCCGCCAAACGCTTTCCGATCGATCCCGGCGGATTCGCCGAACGGATCACCGCGGGCCCCGACGGCGCAGTCTGGTTCACCGATGCGGCCGGCAACCGGATCGGCCGCGTGGCGCCCGACGGCAAAATCGCATACGTCAAATTGCCCCATCCAAACAGCGGACCGGCGGGAATCACCTCGGGACCCGACGGCAATCTCTGGTTCACCGAGCATTCGGGCAATCGTATCGGGCGGCTCAGCACCACCGGCACTCTGACCGAGATCGAACTGCCCAAGGGGACCGGTCCCGCCGAAATAGTCGCCGGCAGCGACGGCAACCTGTGGCTCGCCGAGGATCAGGTCAATCGCATCGCGCGCGTCACCGTCTCGGGCGCGGTCAAGGAGTTCCAAATCCTCAATCCCGACGGCCGCCCTGCGATGATGACACTTGGCGCCGACGGCAACGTGTGGTTCACCCAACCGCGGGCCAACAAAATTGGCAGCATCACGCCCGGTGGCTATATCTCGGAGTTCGCATTGCCCAAGCCCGGTGTGCCGCTCGGAATCGCGGCGGGCGCCGACAAAAATCTCTGGGTCACGGTGATTCGCGCGCAACTGATCTATCGCGTGACGCCGCGGGGAGAGTTCACGCGGTTGCCCACGCCTGCAAACTCGATGGCGACTTTCATCACGGCCGGTCCCGACGGCCGCCTGTGGTTCACCGAGCCCAACGGCAAGATAGGCCGCCTCACGACCTCGGGAGACGTCAGGGAATTCGTCTTTTCCGATCCCTACAGTGAGTCCAAGTGA
- a CDS encoding isoaspartyl peptidase/L-asparaginase family protein, with the protein MARARNRPALVAHGGAGSAGPGAERAERRRAMMAAMRLGAGILRANGSALEAVVATVAALEDHPLFNAGYGSLLNSEGNVEMDASVMFAEPVADPAALIPASRGKRSAHTDHSSGSDYSISAGAVAAISRVRNPIVLARAVMEHSPHIMMAGAGAESFARKVGIRLVRPEEMVTERARQRWRAQKQQSGMLAAQRAARAAMGHGTVGAVAVDDRGALAAATSTGGVPGKLFGRVGDSALIGAGTFAHAFGAASATGQGEAIILTALCREAVLALADGSPRSVAGEAIREMIDATGAEAGIILIDGRGRIGYAHNTVSMQVARYDWAGGLRHLWLAPIAPGRRP; encoded by the coding sequence ATGGCTCGCGCGCGCAATCGTCCCGCACTCGTCGCGCACGGCGGCGCCGGTTCCGCCGGTCCCGGTGCGGAGCGCGCCGAGCGGCGCCGTGCGATGATGGCTGCGATGCGCCTGGGCGCGGGAATTCTTCGCGCCAACGGCAGCGCGCTCGAGGCCGTGGTCGCGACGGTCGCGGCGCTCGAGGATCATCCGCTGTTCAATGCGGGCTACGGCTCGTTGCTCAACTCCGAGGGCAACGTCGAAATGGATGCATCCGTGATGTTCGCCGAGCCGGTCGCCGATCCGGCCGCGCTCATACCTGCTTCACGAGGCAAGCGCTCAGCCCATACCGATCATTCCAGCGGATCCGACTACAGTATCTCGGCCGGCGCGGTTGCCGCGATCAGCCGCGTGCGGAACCCGATAGTGCTCGCGCGCGCCGTGATGGAGCATTCGCCGCACATCATGATGGCGGGTGCCGGCGCGGAAAGCTTCGCACGCAAGGTCGGGATCCGGCTCGTGCGGCCCGAGGAAATGGTGACCGAGCGCGCACGCCAGCGATGGCGCGCGCAAAAGCAGCAGAGCGGAATGCTCGCGGCCCAGCGCGCCGCACGCGCCGCGATGGGACACGGCACGGTCGGCGCGGTCGCCGTGGATGATCGCGGCGCGCTCGCGGCAGCGACCTCGACCGGCGGCGTGCCGGGCAAACTGTTTGGACGCGTCGGCGATTCCGCGCTGATCGGCGCCGGCACTTTCGCCCACGCATTCGGAGCCGCCTCGGCGACCGGGCAGGGCGAGGCGATCATTCTGACCGCGCTCTGCCGCGAGGCGGTGTTGGCGCTCGCGGACGGCTCGCCGCGCTCCGTCGCGGGCGAGGCGATCCGCGAAATGATCGACGCGACCGGTGCGGAGGCCGGAATAATACTGATCGACGGCCGCGGCAGAATCGGTTACGCCCACAACACCGTCTCGATGCAGGTGGCGCGGTACGACTGGGCGGGCGGACTGCGCCATCTGTGGCTCGCGCCGATCGCGCCGGGCCGCCGTCCGTGA
- a CDS encoding FAD-binding oxidoreductase produces MAENRRRKFWGWGYEDQGPTPEQQKHMAERIAQRFGLGPIKITPAPKESELNLRAPRVKPPAALEAICSASIHDRAGHTYGKSSRDLRRAFRRYYPNPIDVVAFPRDEKELIAVLEWCDGARIAAVPYGGGSSVVGGVEPPEGERCRGAVSIDLMHLDKVVEVDRVSRAARIQAGVYGPALDAQLKPAGLTIRHFPQSFEFSTLGGWIATRSGGHFATLYTHIDDFVESLRVVTPTGIVESRRLPGSGAGPSPDRMFIGSEGILGIITEAWMRLQDRPTFRTGASIPFPSMIEAAEAVRQISQAGLYPANCRVLDEGEAFNSGAGNGDEAVLVLAFESADHPLEPWMKRALECCADHGGKIPADAAKTRTDADATHEGSAGAWRNAFLSAPYLMDTLAAMGMVSDTFETAITWERFGEFHRQLMECARDTIARVCGKGTVTCRFTHVYPDGPAPYYTVLAPGRRGGEIEQWDEIKAAVSDKLMRLGGTITHHHSVGRYHRPWYDRQRPDGFARALKAAKRALDPRGILNPGVLIDPD; encoded by the coding sequence ATGGCCGAGAATCGCAGGCGAAAGTTCTGGGGATGGGGCTACGAGGACCAGGGGCCGACTCCCGAACAGCAAAAGCATATGGCCGAGCGAATCGCCCAGCGATTCGGCCTGGGACCAATCAAGATCACGCCGGCGCCCAAGGAAAGCGAGCTGAATCTGCGCGCGCCGCGGGTGAAACCACCGGCGGCGCTCGAAGCGATTTGCTCGGCGAGCATCCACGATCGCGCCGGCCACACCTACGGCAAGAGTTCGCGCGATCTCAGGCGTGCGTTTCGCCGTTACTATCCGAATCCGATCGACGTCGTCGCGTTTCCGCGCGATGAGAAAGAACTGATCGCGGTGCTCGAATGGTGCGACGGCGCGCGGATTGCAGCGGTGCCATACGGCGGCGGCTCGAGCGTCGTCGGCGGAGTCGAACCACCCGAAGGCGAGCGCTGTCGCGGCGCGGTCTCGATCGATCTGATGCATCTGGACAAAGTCGTGGAAGTCGATCGGGTCTCGCGCGCGGCGCGAATTCAGGCCGGGGTGTATGGTCCCGCGCTCGACGCGCAGTTGAAGCCGGCGGGCCTCACGATTCGACATTTTCCGCAGTCGTTTGAATTTTCCACGCTGGGCGGATGGATCGCGACGCGGTCGGGCGGGCATTTCGCGACGCTGTACACGCATATCGACGACTTCGTCGAATCGCTGCGCGTCGTGACTCCAACCGGGATCGTCGAATCGCGGCGCTTGCCCGGATCGGGCGCAGGTCCCAGCCCGGACCGGATGTTCATCGGCTCCGAAGGAATTTTGGGCATCATCACCGAGGCCTGGATGCGGCTTCAGGATCGGCCGACGTTTCGCACGGGCGCGTCGATTCCGTTTCCCAGCATGATCGAGGCGGCGGAGGCGGTGCGCCAGATTTCACAGGCCGGGCTGTATCCCGCGAATTGCCGGGTACTCGACGAAGGCGAGGCTTTCAATTCCGGCGCGGGCAACGGTGATGAGGCCGTGCTGGTGCTCGCATTCGAGTCGGCGGACCATCCGCTGGAGCCGTGGATGAAGCGCGCGCTGGAGTGCTGCGCGGATCACGGCGGGAAAATACCGGCGGACGCGGCGAAGACCCGCACCGACGCCGACGCGACGCACGAAGGATCGGCGGGAGCGTGGCGCAACGCGTTTCTGAGCGCGCCCTACCTGATGGACACGCTGGCCGCGATGGGAATGGTGAGCGACACGTTCGAGACTGCGATCACGTGGGAGCGATTCGGGGAATTTCATCGCCAGCTGATGGAGTGCGCGCGCGATACGATAGCCCGAGTGTGCGGCAAGGGCACGGTCACCTGCCGGTTCACGCACGTTTATCCCGACGGGCCGGCGCCGTACTACACGGTGCTGGCGCCGGGCAGACGCGGCGGTGAGATCGAGCAGTGGGACGAAATAAAGGCGGCGGTCTCGGACAAGCTGATGCGGCTGGGCGGCACGATCACGCATCATCACTCGGTCGGCCGCTACCATCGGCCGTGGTACGACCGCCAGCGTCCGGATGGATTCGCGCGGGCGCTGAAGGCGGCGAAGCGCGCGCTCGATCCGCGCGGGATTCTCAACCCGGGCGTGCTGATCGATCCGGACTGA
- a CDS encoding SDR family NAD(P)-dependent oxidoreductase — MKLKDKVVLITGAGSGLGREMGLTFAREGAKVGVNDIRPESAQNVVTEIERAGGRARAFVADVSSSAAVGKMFADFIAAFGTIDILINNAGIARARDTSEVTPTHQKTDEDWHKMLATHLDSTFYCTREALKLMIPKQSGRIINMGSVAGTTGLAFASDYCAAKGGIIAFTKSVAREVVMMGILVNCIAPGFIDTPMTAIIEGEFRKQLEAMTPMGRFGEPSDIAAAALYLACEDSKFMVGQVLSPNGGYVI, encoded by the coding sequence ATGAAACTGAAGGACAAAGTTGTACTGATCACCGGCGCAGGCTCGGGGCTGGGGCGCGAGATGGGACTGACGTTCGCGCGCGAGGGCGCGAAAGTCGGCGTCAACGACATCAGGCCCGAGTCGGCGCAAAACGTCGTGACTGAAATCGAGCGCGCGGGCGGCAGGGCGCGGGCGTTCGTTGCGGACGTGTCGAGCAGCGCGGCGGTCGGCAAGATGTTCGCCGACTTCATCGCCGCGTTCGGGACCATCGACATCCTGATCAACAACGCGGGCATCGCACGCGCTCGCGACACTAGCGAGGTGACCCCGACTCACCAGAAGACCGACGAGGATTGGCACAAGATGCTCGCGACGCATCTCGACTCGACGTTCTACTGCACCCGCGAGGCGCTCAAGCTGATGATCCCGAAACAGTCGGGACGCATCATCAATATGGGCTCGGTCGCCGGCACCACGGGGCTGGCGTTCGCGTCGGATTACTGCGCGGCGAAGGGCGGTATCATCGCGTTCACCAAGTCGGTGGCGCGGGAAGTGGTGATGATGGGGATTCTGGTCAATTGCATCGCGCCGGGATTCATCGACACGCCGATGACCGCGATCATCGAGGGCGAGTTCCGCAAGCAGCTGGAAGCGATGACGCCGATGGGGCGCTTCGGCGAGCCGAGCGACATCGCGGCGGCGGCGCTTTATCTGGCCTGCGAGGATTCGAAGTTCATGGTCGGCCAGGTGCTCAGCCCCAACGGCGGCTACGTGATTTGA
- the hpnR gene encoding hopanoid C-3 methylase HpnR, giving the protein MRVLFVHPSPLMYSEIYLRLEPLGMERVAAATRAAGHDVRIIDLQIFKHRDLFAELESFHPSAVGFSLNYLANVPEVIDLAKDVKRLRKDCFVFTGGHSGSFVADEILEHADGAIDAVIRGEGETATPMLLDAIGTGSIGKVPGVMTTQGSGPTPVMLDDLDKFFPARDLGRRRNKYFIGMLDPCASIEFTRGCPWDCSFCSAWTFYGRSYRKSTPEAAAEDMLSIKEPNVFIVDDVAFVHPEHGFAIGHEIEKRKIKKQYYLETRADVLCRNPEVFRYWRKLGMEYMFLGLEAIDEEGLKLHRKRSSMGVNFKALEVAREMGLIVAINLIADPSWDEKRFEVIRQWAISVPEVVHLTVATPYPGTELWFTESRKLTTLDYRLYDIQHAVLPTKLPLLQFYQELVKTQAVLNRKHLGFAALKSMAPIVGKLALKGQTNFIKMLWKFNSVYNPDRQFAEHAREVKYAMRPPSMHSDGRPSADKLYIHMPKPSHPEAVEPAAGDTAASSAK; this is encoded by the coding sequence ATGCGGGTTCTGTTCGTGCATCCGAGTCCGCTTATGTACAGCGAGATTTATTTGCGGCTGGAACCGCTGGGAATGGAGCGGGTGGCGGCGGCAACGCGCGCGGCCGGCCACGACGTGAGGATTATCGACCTGCAGATTTTCAAGCATCGCGATCTGTTCGCCGAGCTCGAGAGCTTCCACCCAAGTGCGGTTGGGTTCTCGCTCAATTACCTTGCCAACGTACCCGAGGTGATCGATCTCGCCAAGGACGTGAAGCGGCTGAGGAAGGATTGCTTCGTCTTCACCGGCGGGCACAGCGGCTCGTTCGTCGCCGACGAAATCCTCGAGCACGCCGACGGCGCGATCGACGCGGTCATCCGCGGCGAGGGCGAGACCGCGACGCCGATGCTGCTCGACGCGATCGGCACGGGCTCGATCGGGAAAGTTCCCGGCGTCATGACGACGCAAGGGTCGGGACCGACGCCGGTGATGCTCGACGATCTGGACAAGTTTTTTCCGGCGCGCGACCTGGGACGCCGGCGCAACAAGTACTTTATCGGGATGCTCGACCCGTGCGCGTCGATCGAGTTCACGCGCGGCTGCCCGTGGGATTGCTCGTTCTGCAGCGCGTGGACGTTCTACGGCCGCAGTTACCGCAAATCGACGCCGGAAGCCGCGGCAGAAGACATGCTGTCGATCAAGGAGCCCAACGTCTTCATCGTCGATGACGTTGCGTTCGTGCATCCCGAGCACGGGTTTGCGATCGGTCATGAAATCGAAAAGCGCAAGATCAAAAAGCAGTACTACCTCGAGACCCGCGCCGACGTGCTGTGCCGCAATCCGGAAGTGTTTCGCTACTGGCGCAAGCTCGGGATGGAGTACATGTTCCTCGGGCTGGAGGCGATCGACGAGGAAGGACTGAAGCTGCATCGCAAGCGCTCGTCGATGGGCGTCAACTTCAAGGCGCTCGAAGTCGCGCGCGAGATGGGCCTGATCGTCGCGATCAACCTGATCGCGGACCCGTCATGGGACGAGAAGCGCTTCGAGGTGATCCGCCAGTGGGCGATCAGCGTCCCGGAGGTCGTTCACCTGACGGTGGCGACGCCGTATCCCGGCACGGAGCTGTGGTTCACGGAATCGCGCAAGCTGACGACGCTGGACTACCGGCTGTATGACATCCAGCATGCGGTGCTGCCGACCAAGCTGCCGCTGCTTCAGTTCTACCAGGAGCTGGTGAAGACGCAGGCTGTGCTCAACCGCAAGCATCTTGGCTTCGCGGCGCTGAAGTCGATGGCGCCGATTGTGGGCAAGCTCGCGCTCAAAGGGCAAACCAACTTCATCAAAATGCTGTGGAAGTTCAACAGCGTGTACAATCCGGACCGGCAGTTCGCCGAGCATGCGCGGGAAGTGAAGTACGCGATGCGCCCGCCGTCGATGCATAGCGACGGACGTCCGTCGGCCGACAAGCTTTACATTCACATGCCGAAGCCGTCGCATCCGGAAGCTGTGGAACCGGCCGCGGGCGACACCGCCGCGAGCAGCGCCAAGTGA
- a CDS encoding zinc ribbon domain-containing protein, with product MPIFEYECSRCGLVSSHVIMGSSRRRERCACPECGSARLRRVMSSFAVVESESSRIASFDASKPRDDSFYRDSRNVGLWAKKRAKEMGVDLGSKFEATVEKARSGKLIKDMT from the coding sequence ATGCCTATTTTCGAGTACGAATGCTCGCGATGCGGGCTCGTCAGCTCGCACGTGATAATGGGTTCATCGCGTCGCCGCGAGCGCTGCGCCTGTCCCGAGTGCGGGTCGGCGCGGCTGCGGCGCGTGATGTCGTCTTTCGCGGTGGTCGAGAGCGAGTCGTCACGGATTGCGAGTTTCGACGCGTCGAAGCCGCGCGACGATTCGTTCTATCGCGACTCGCGCAACGTCGGACTGTGGGCAAAGAAGCGGGCCAAGGAGATGGGCGTCGATCTCGGATCGAAATTCGAGGCCACGGTCGAGAAAGCACGCAGCGGCAAGCTGATCAAGGATATGACCTGA
- the malQ gene encoding 4-alpha-glucanotransferase codes for MLTRSAGILIPLFSIRTRDSLGRGEIPDLAPMMDFALSMGHRVIQLLPLDETGRGDLSPYSAMSVMAIDPMYISVGGLAGVGRVVLKRARAAVGKARFVRRSIIRREKFALLERAYRATRARGGRDEAAQLDGFIEANSYWLGDYALFRALKERFNWSGWEAWPAQIAQRDPAALAAARRELAEPIEMYAYWQFIAHRQWSQMRAYASSRGALIGGDLAFSPRGDSAEVWANQDEFDLSRTVGAPPDDFNPKGQRWGLPIPNWDQMRARGFKLLRARARRASSLYDLIRVDHVVGLYRTFNFGSDPDAAGIFTPADEADQRLQGEEVIRAIQQEVGAAELIAEDLGTVPPWVRESLTRLGVPGYKVMQWERDWSRSDEPFLSPAAYPELSLATTGTHDTEPLTVWWRAQPVAEREKFVRALGLERRVNPRPMLGERARDAILAALYAAPSRLVIIPIQDLFGWSARINRPGTISDSNWTYRIPLTLERMRRSRAIQSRVAKLREIAVGSGRFSS; via the coding sequence ATGCTGACGCGGTCCGCGGGAATTCTGATTCCACTATTCTCGATCCGCACGCGCGACAGCCTCGGACGCGGGGAAATACCGGATCTCGCGCCGATGATGGATTTCGCGCTGTCGATGGGTCATCGGGTAATCCAGCTGCTGCCGTTGGACGAGACCGGCCGCGGCGATCTCAGCCCGTACAGCGCGATGAGCGTGATGGCGATCGATCCGATGTATATCTCGGTGGGCGGGCTGGCCGGCGTCGGGCGGGTCGTGCTGAAGCGCGCGCGCGCGGCGGTTGGTAAGGCGCGCTTTGTGCGACGTTCGATCATACGGCGGGAGAAATTTGCGCTGCTCGAGCGCGCATACCGGGCGACCCGGGCGCGCGGCGGACGCGACGAGGCTGCGCAACTCGACGGGTTCATCGAGGCCAACTCGTACTGGCTCGGCGACTACGCGTTGTTTCGCGCGCTCAAGGAGCGCTTCAACTGGAGCGGTTGGGAAGCGTGGCCGGCGCAAATTGCGCAGCGCGATCCCGCCGCGCTCGCAGCCGCGCGCCGCGAACTGGCCGAGCCGATCGAGATGTACGCCTATTGGCAGTTCATCGCGCACCGGCAATGGTCGCAGATGCGCGCCTACGCATCCTCGCGCGGCGCGCTGATCGGCGGAGACCTTGCGTTCTCGCCGCGGGGCGACAGCGCCGAGGTGTGGGCGAACCAGGACGAGTTCGATCTGTCGCGCACCGTCGGCGCGCCACCCGACGATTTCAATCCCAAGGGACAGCGATGGGGCCTGCCGATCCCCAACTGGGATCAGATGCGCGCGCGTGGATTCAAGCTGCTGCGCGCGCGCGCGCGCCGCGCCAGTTCGCTTTACGATTTGATTCGAGTCGATCACGTCGTTGGGCTTTATCGAACTTTCAATTTCGGCTCTGACCCGGACGCGGCGGGAATTTTCACACCGGCGGACGAAGCGGATCAGCGGCTCCAGGGCGAAGAGGTGATCCGCGCGATCCAGCAGGAAGTTGGCGCGGCGGAACTGATCGCTGAAGACCTGGGCACGGTGCCGCCGTGGGTGCGCGAATCGCTCACGCGCCTGGGCGTGCCGGGATACAAGGTGATGCAGTGGGAACGCGACTGGAGCCGAAGCGATGAGCCATTTCTCAGCCCCGCGGCCTATCCCGAACTTTCGCTCGCGACTACGGGCACGCATGACACCGAACCGCTGACCGTGTGGTGGCGCGCGCAGCCGGTTGCCGAGCGTGAGAAATTCGTGCGCGCGCTTGGTCTCGAGCGCCGGGTGAATCCTCGCCCAATGCTCGGGGAAAGGGCGCGCGATGCGATTCTGGCGGCGCTGTACGCGGCGCCGTCGCGGCTGGTGATAATTCCGATCCAGGATTTGTTTGGATGGAGTGCGCGAATCAATCGGCCCGGAACGATCAGCGATTCGAACTGGACCTATCGAATCCCGCTGACGCTGGAACGAATGCGCCGCAGCCGCGCGATACAGTCGCGCGTCGCCAAGTTGCGCGAGATCGCCGTCGGCAGCGGGCGCTTCAGCAGCTAG
- a CDS encoding zf-TFIIB domain-containing protein: MTGDNKDRLGNKLHDVEAAREDQWARQRDSDLIEKMRERLSKTACPHCKQFLVAKTEAGVAMHVCPAGHGAWLEAAALKALLKEHK; encoded by the coding sequence ATGACTGGCGATAACAAGGACCGGCTGGGCAACAAGCTGCACGATGTCGAGGCGGCGCGCGAGGATCAGTGGGCGCGACAGCGCGATTCCGACCTGATCGAGAAGATGCGCGAGCGCTTGAGCAAGACAGCTTGTCCGCATTGCAAGCAGTTTTTGGTGGCGAAAACCGAGGCCGGAGTAGCAATGCACGTGTGCCCCGCAGGACACGGCGCGTGGCTCGAAGCGGCGGCATTGAAGGCGTTGCTGAAGGAGCACAAATAG